The stretch of DNA TGAAAATGTACGTTATACCAAATAAGAGAGTGACGATTAACTCGACAGTTTTGATTCAATGTGAAGTTGAGTGTGAAATTGGAGCGAGAGTTAACTTTTTATGGACATACCCTTCCAAAGGAAAAGTAGTAGGTTTTGCATTTTAGCTTGCGTGATTTGAAATTACATAATATTTATATAGACAGAATTTTACAAGCAACCAATACACTTCGTATAGTTAAATGACTTGTTTCGTTACAAAATATTCTATGAATAGAAGTAGACTATGGTTTGAGTTTGTTACATTTTCTGCCCATTTTATATCTTACTGAGTAACGTCCTCTCAGTTTGTTAGTGTACTGCTAAATGCAAATGTCATCGTATTGATAGTTAAACGAAGTAAACCCTTGAAAGAAAACGAATAGAAAGCACATTTTTCCGATGATAACAAACCAATGCAAATACTGCACTTGATGactttttatcatttattagCAACAACCTAATTACAATTATTCTTTATCACGCCAACtctatgaatatatatattatgaatttAATGTTAGCTGTCAAAACTAGGTGAACGATAAACTTTGGTTGAAAAATGCTGGCATATATTCaactttagaaaaaaaatattaaatttaaaatattaatattaatattacatCTTGACTTCTTATAAAATTATGCTGAAAATAAGGATTTAAGAATTTTGAAGTATGTTTTAGCTTACAAGATTGTTTCTAATATAAAACTCGGAACGCAATCGAATAAATACTCGTGGTACTCCAAGGTAAAAAGTTTAACCGATTTGATGGTTAAGTTCCATGCTGTGTGCTGTTTTTCTGCCGTACCGTACACATTGGTTGTAGAGTTAATGCGGTAATTTTTTGTGTTATTCTGGAATAATTGGAAATGTAAATATAAACTGCagcatgaatataaatatttatatatatattaaatagttACATACatcataaaatgtaaatttatctACAGGAACTACGGCCCACTTACGGAAAAATGGGTGAGGGACGATTCTTCAATCAATATGATCGATCACAACCTAACATCGGTTACAGTTTTTGGTGGAgccaaatagaaataaaaaaggcGGAACTTCGAGATTCTGGAATTTACTATTGTTCCGTTCAGTCAAAAACAAAGAATAAAACTGAAACCGTTGAAGTGCAAGTGATGGGTAAGttcttgaaaatatgaaataattatgAATTGCATCAAacaatattctagaaatgtATGAATAACCCACAGAATCGAGTTATCCTCTATGCattttcaattaattaaaattgcaaTAATTCAACAATTGATCCgtcaatgaaaatataaataatgtaaAAACGCATTTAACTGACTAGTTTTTCAACTAGAGCATTTAATAATTTAGAAATTGAttcatgaaattaaaaaaatatacatcAAATATTGCTATGTTTTGGTTTCAAATattaaactttattaaattCTAGAAATTTGTGTGCAATCTAAATCTTCTTACATGTAATACAATGTTTGAGCTTTACAAAAAAACATGTTCAAACTAGTCCCAGTCTATGATATCAAAGAGttgttaaaaaattatatgACCACTGACCAGTTCAATTCATTAGATTTATTGATTTCAGATGCACAGTACTTGTTCATAGTCAGTCAACCCGAGTTCATCCCGAATGTGCCAAGCAATCAGAGCAAAAACGTTATTGAAGCAATAAGAGGATATTCGACAAAAGTTTCCTACGAGGTATGATAACAACTTGTTTAGAAATAATTCTTAGAGTAGGAAGACGACTTGAATAAAATCTATCGATAAGGTATTTTGCGTTGCAAAAAGATGGCGTCATATTCTTTGTTTTGAATGTTCTTCTTAACAAAGTTGCCTAAAGATACAATAGCAAGCAAGATagatgtaattttttttttctacgtTTCAATaccaaaattcaatttgaaagtGAAAATAAATCCAATcactttttattgtttcaaattaaATGTCGCAATTTGTCAATTGAATGCAGGTGATGAGAGACGAAAATAGGAACAACATTcacattttaattatttttgaaacaacATTTTAACccgtaaattttatttttggcaAATGGTTTTCTTGAATtgcatttatattttagttgCTCAACATGAAGTATATTTAAAAGAATAAGTAACGTAATTTCATACAAGAATAATGGTATTCATTACCATAAGTCAATAATGCTAatgcttttttcatttttgttcaaatctGCTGCGTGTTCTTATACGCAACGCGCTACATTTGATCACCTATTTGAAAACTGTTTCCTGTTTGTATTATTATGGTACGTAGTAGCCGACAACTTTGTTATTGTATTATTTTCTAGGTGGCTGCGTTTCCGAGTCCAGCATTTCAGTGGTTACACAACGATACAACAATATTAGCAAAAgataatgaaattgaaatatcacAATCGGCAGACGATACCACttttaaaattagtttaaaaGTTAATAATACGAGCTATGAAACCGCAGGAAAATATAAACTCATACTGGAGAACGAATTCGCGAAAGagaatgtaacattttataTGTCAGTAGTAGGTAAGACAGATATCAATGcatttttatttccatttatttataattgttGTATTACAACCATCAAgcgtaaaatataaaatacagcAGAAAGCGTTTCAATTAcacatcaaaaaattcaatcaaaagaattagaaatttatattcaaataaaaacttaaGATATTAAGTATGTatcagaaataaattagtatcaGTTGGGAGAATGTAGTTCATTTGACACACATTGCAGCGAATACTAAACAATTATACGTGGATTACACGCGCAAGGTTCCCAGCAGATACTAGGGTTGAATAAAGCTATGCCAATTTTCTTCGGTATGACTTAAAGGTGTGAAGTTACCAATTTATCACTTGTTTTGTATAAAAGTTTGTATATGAGCATAGAGTTAAGCTTTTCTTATCTAATTCTATCTTCATATCTTATTCTAtcttttttactaaatattgtAAACATTTTTGCGTTACAGATCCTTCAAAACCAACGattgaaaacttttttaaaaaatcaattgaGTTAAAAACAGGTCAGAGCGCAAAGTTGATCTGCAGAGCAAAAGGAAGTCCGAAACCATTAATTCGATGGTATCATGGAAGTACCGAGATACGTGAGTCAAACATATCAGATTTAAAGATCTTCCAaaacagtgattctcaaacggTGGGTCGCGCCCTACAATGGCGGTATGGACAATTTTTTGGGGGTCGTGAATCGAATtagatcttgcccgccttatttcggatatttaaatttcataactcatttattccattatttacgtttcatccacgtgttttttgaataaaacatactttcgccttactatccgttatttgtagcttattgttagttatttttgaggtggggcgcgagacttgacgaATTCTGGAAAGGGGACGCGACTCAAAAAGTGTGAGAACTACTGTTCTAAAATAATAGCGATAATTGTAAAACACAAACACGCTTCAGCTTGTCGTCAATTATTGTTCAATTCAACCTCATATCTTTTCAAAAATTGTAAGATGCGCAACACAAATAAGTCcaaatatgcaaaataatttCACTGATTACAGAAAATGTCACTGGAATATACTCACTATTGCGTGTGACATCAGATGACGCTGGAAACTACACGTGCACGGCGACAAACGACTTAGGTGAATCATACAGAAGCATCCAAGTACGAGTAAAAGGTAAATATCATTTAAGACGTAGAAAAGACCatgtttgaaattcaaaaaatatgaattttatctGCTTGATAAAATCTTTAAAAGTCTGTATTATTTATCTCGTATCAAACTATTTGCTAAAACAGTTCTTAATGTAATGCACATATGTTAAAATACTATAACTTTTTAGATCCGAGCATCGGATTTGCCACGGGATTTGGAATTGGAATATCTTTATTAGTATTACTTCTAATTTGCTTGACGGTGAAACTGTTCAcgaagataaaaaaatttaaagaggtaaataaatgaaaatacagTTTTACAAAATCATTTCGTACGTGCATTAGATATAaccatcacaataaaatacGCAGTCGCGTAAAGTCTAAGAAAAGATTTCGCATATGAAATCAGCTCTAAGCAAGGTTCcgaattcgaaaataaaatgtatattataattattgcaAGCGACCACTGTGAGACGCTATGAGATCATTAGTATTGTGTACGGAAATAGAAAGATCAAGGGATCTTCAACTGGAACAAGACACCTAAGTTATTCTATGCACGGGGTTActatattttcgaaataaacccTCTGAAGAGGCCGTAGTATGTCATTTCATACGAGTGAAACATAATCAGAATGAAATCTTATTTTGGACGTGCGgtattattaattttaagtaTTCTGTTCAATTATTTAAATTAACTAATTCACCTTTGATTAGATTAAGAAAAGGATGGAACTATCTCAAAAATACTTAGTGCCTATATTGGATCCCAACGAAATGACGATGCAAGAACAAGCAGAGCGACTTTCATACGATTCCAAAAAATGGGAAATACCAAGAGATAGATTGAAATTTGGAAAAACAATTGGACGGGGAGCATTCGGACGAGTGGTTCAAGCTACAGCCTTTGATGTAGATAAAACTTCTTCATGTAAAACTGTTGCAGTGAAAATGCTCAAAAGTAAgagaaataataacaattttctattactcgaaaaatgtttaaaaaaacaattcacCAATCATTGATAATGGTTTTGTTATTTTGGCTTAAATCTGCACATGCTAAGTTTGCCAAACGATCCACTCACGAATTGCCCATCTGATATGATATAAAAATGTCAGAATTAATTAGCAATGAGTACATCGTGTAACAGCGTTATGGCTCCTTAATCTGGCAATTCGATTAAAAGTATTTTACAACTGGCCCCTTACTGTCTGGTGCTTCAAATTTCTCGTTTTCGTAAGCAATACGTAGTTAAATTGCTCCCATAATTGATTCCATAAATAGTCTTCTTGGAAGACTGAGGTAATTGTGACCAACCGGAATAAATGGTGCCGCTTGGTCGTGGGAATTGCTTTTACATCTTTCatctttttaaatttagaaaaataaaagaaaaattaacaAACAGAAATGATGATTCTGAAATCATGTTTTGAGAGTGTATTAGTTTATTATCATCACCGATATAAAACTAAATGTAGATTGATAAactgaatttcatattttcgcGTTGCCACCAAAGCCATTCGTTTGTTATATCGATTGTCTGTTATATCGATAAACTATTACTCACTCATGAAATCATGAATCACATATATGAGTCGCTTTGTTAAAaccatgaaaatgttttttaatataaGGCATTAATTgctaaaacaatattaaataagtGACGAGGTGGAAAAAGAATATCTGGATTAAATATCTAATCCAAGTTCTTGTGTTTTTTGGTGTTTATCGGTACATTTTAACCCTTTACTGCTGTCgaaaaaatttcgaaaatttggttgtcaaatttatgataaaaaaacTACATATACATTTCTCATCATAATTTTCAACAATGTTTTTTCAGCTGGATCACGCACCGGTGAATACACTGCATTGATGTCGGAGTTGAAGATACTAATCCATATAGGACCGCATTTGAATATCGTCAACTTGTTTGGAGCATGCACCACTAAAGATGGTAATTAGATTGAACTTGCTTCAAGATAACAACAATTAGTCTTATAAAGTTTAtcactaaaaatataaatatatatacagataggaaatatattcaaatatttttttcagtataGTTTAACTGGATGTTTGAATTTTAGGCCCCTTGATGATAGTTGTGGAATATTGTCGATTTGGCAACTTGTCAAATTACTTGCGAAGAATGCGAGATTACTACACCAAACATTCACAGAAGAAAATCTCTAAACACTTAGACGCAGACGTTGATTTGCTTGACAGAAAACGATCTTTGACAGATGAAGGTGACGTTACTGATATGGCGTCCGTATCTGAAGAAAGTGCATTCGTAGATTGTGGGAGCGAAGCAAGGTGATAAACTGATATTTGTTTCAACAAGAATCGAGCAGAGTTTACATGAACtgcatttatttaattttcatcgAGTACTAGTGGTTTTAAATAACGAATAAAGTTGaataattttagctattttcCATCTTAGAAGCGGTTTAAAATGGGACCAAGCTAGCAATAGGAATAGCACAACTTCGACTATAAGCGCTTCTGACACAATATTATCTAGAGATGATGATGAACTATTAATCAGAACGAAAACAGGACTTTCTTCGAGGTAACTTGCTAGGTCATTGCAAAATCGATTAACCTTAGGTATTGATGCACAACTCACTGAAATTTTTGATGACAGCGATAGCGTTGGTAGCGGAAGGTCAAGCATCAAAAAGAACAACCGCGATGATGACGTAGAAAATCCTACCGAGAAGAAATCTTTAAATCTCTCTGATTTGCTGTCATACAGTGTGCAGGTTGCCAGGGGAATGGAGTTTCTCTCTTCTAAGTTGGTGAGTGTGTTTTTCTAATTTGAAGGCGAAAATATTGAAACCTGTATAACAACACATCTACTACTACTTTTGCAAAAAAGATAAGGTAAAAGTACGTttgaaatcacaaaaaaaatattaaaaaacaattgaaagttCTGTACATACTGTACATAAGGCAAACAATGTACATGacttataaattaaaatagaatacAACATCTGCTGATGAAGCATATAATATCTTGCGAGCTGTTTAATATAAAAGTTCATCTATGAGCACACATCGGATCAGCCAATATTCAACCATGAAACGAATATGCGTTGAATACCGTTGAACCACTTGTCGACAATAAAAATTGTACAATCCGTCTCACTGGCGGCAAACTTCCCGTTTGTCATCAAAAAGGTCACGGTTCCTTTGAGCATATCGCGAAAGTGTTACGCAATAGCAAATTATGTATTAGTCAAATTGTAACTGTGAGCACTTGATTTGAAGCTAACACTGTCTGCGAAGTTACCGATCTTTaacaatttgaattaatttccGATTATTTTGCGAGATATATTAAATTAGGTATATGTGGAAATGAAAATATCATTCAATAAATACTTGGAATGAACAGGATTTTATGGGGTTAGTAGTTATCCTAAATTGTTCCACACCGGTTGTAGCATTCAATAGTTTTACAATTGTTATTAgaacattttattcattttgtagtGCATCCATAGAG from Styela clava chromosome 14, kaStyClav1.hap1.2, whole genome shotgun sequence encodes:
- the LOC120341244 gene encoding vascular endothelial growth factor receptor 1-like isoform X2 — encoded protein: MKIFKEIRRFIPRILLFFAIINGGAGFKEKVINEGKTFKVSCRSPSHTLDGKLIINGPVWRFPSNVFNTSRRNMTGPMKIKTDNGFEWRNDISISESEIDDSGLYQCQYPSDDAGIVEEPLATDDVSWLNYFVSEDMIIKKLYVFVYDGKNLLTNTPGYIKVLNGSNMALPCRMTTKAADEVHLMRIPSSIDLPSRITYDPAVGYVVYNTTYLDAGMWKCVARHNAVETSRSMMIGIERPLHTFKNVKMYVIPNKRVTINSTVLIQCEVECEIGARVNFLWTYPSKGKVELRPTYGKMGEGRFFNQYDRSQPNIGYSFWWSQIEIKKAELRDSGIYYCSVQSKTKNKTETVEVQVMDAQYLFIVSQPEFIPNVPSNQSKNVIEAIRGYSTKVSYEVAAFPSPAFQWLHNDTTILAKDNEIEISQSADDTTFKISLKVNNTSYETAGKYKLILENEFAKENVTFYMSVVDPSKPTIENFFKKSIELKTGQSAKLICRAKGSPKPLIRWYHGSTEIQNVTGIYSLLRVTSDDAGNYTCTATNDLGESYRSIQVRVKDPSIGFATGFGIGISLLVLLLICLTVKLFTKIKKFKEIKKRMELSQKYLVPILDPNEMTMQEQAERLSYDSKKWEIPRDRLKFGKTIGRGAFGRVVQATAFDVDKTSSCKTVAVKMLKTGSRTGEYTALMSELKILIHIGPHLNIVNLFGACTTKDGPLMIVVEYCRFGNLSNYLRRMRDYYTKHSQKKISKHLDADVDLLDRKRSLTDEGDVTDMASVSEESAFVDCGSEARSGLKWDQASNRNSTTSTISASDTILSRDDDELLIRTKTGLSSSDSVGSGRSSIKKNNRDDDVENPTEKKSLNLSDLLSYSVQVARGMEFLSSKLCIHRDLAARNVLLTDYQVVKICDFGLARDVYKHPDYVRSGEARLPWKWMALESIFDEIYSTKSDVWSFGVLLWEIFSLGSSPYPGIQMDGDFCNKLKDGVRMKKPEYSPDQVYSTMLSCWINNPEERPTFTSLAEELSDLLQSESENDYLDMLKIFERNGDLMLKRGVSRLDELPETFEEMKMSKAQENQHPLVAAVEYTDVDSQALSAMKFGTEIEDKLKRKIIGSKSEQKCADKFDITRRKETVGPHEHEIIISDVSNSKTNKDTSETNYQHCSIDMYPGTSACESPPSYSTVAEIKE
- the LOC120341244 gene encoding vascular endothelial growth factor receptor 1-like isoform X1; amino-acid sequence: MKIFKEIRRFIPRILLFFAIINGGAGFKEKVINEGKTFKVSCRSPSHTLDGKLIINGPVWRFPSNVFNTSRRNMTGPMKIKTDNGFEWRNDISISESEIDDSGLYQCQYPSDDAGIVEEPLATDDVSWLNYFVSEDMIIKKLYVFVYDGKNLLTNTPGYIKVLNGSNMALPCRMTTKAADEVHLMRIPSSIDLPSRITYDPAVGYVVYNTTYLDAGMWKCVARHNAVETSRSMMIGIERRNPPLHTFKNVKMYVIPNKRVTINSTVLIQCEVECEIGARVNFLWTYPSKGKVELRPTYGKMGEGRFFNQYDRSQPNIGYSFWWSQIEIKKAELRDSGIYYCSVQSKTKNKTETVEVQVMDAQYLFIVSQPEFIPNVPSNQSKNVIEAIRGYSTKVSYEVAAFPSPAFQWLHNDTTILAKDNEIEISQSADDTTFKISLKVNNTSYETAGKYKLILENEFAKENVTFYMSVVDPSKPTIENFFKKSIELKTGQSAKLICRAKGSPKPLIRWYHGSTEIQNVTGIYSLLRVTSDDAGNYTCTATNDLGESYRSIQVRVKDPSIGFATGFGIGISLLVLLLICLTVKLFTKIKKFKEIKKRMELSQKYLVPILDPNEMTMQEQAERLSYDSKKWEIPRDRLKFGKTIGRGAFGRVVQATAFDVDKTSSCKTVAVKMLKTGSRTGEYTALMSELKILIHIGPHLNIVNLFGACTTKDGPLMIVVEYCRFGNLSNYLRRMRDYYTKHSQKKISKHLDADVDLLDRKRSLTDEGDVTDMASVSEESAFVDCGSEARSGLKWDQASNRNSTTSTISASDTILSRDDDELLIRTKTGLSSSDSVGSGRSSIKKNNRDDDVENPTEKKSLNLSDLLSYSVQVARGMEFLSSKLCIHRDLAARNVLLTDYQVVKICDFGLARDVYKHPDYVRSGEARLPWKWMALESIFDEIYSTKSDVWSFGVLLWEIFSLGSSPYPGIQMDGDFCNKLKDGVRMKKPEYSPDQVYSTMLSCWINNPEERPTFTSLAEELSDLLQSESENDYLDMLKIFERNGDLMLKRGVSRLDELPETFEEMKMSKAQENQHPLVAAVEYTDVDSQALSAMKFGTEIEDKLKRKIIGSKSEQKCADKFDITRRKETVGPHEHEIIISDVSNSKTNKDTSETNYQHCSIDMYPGTSACESPPSYSTVAEIKE